A genomic stretch from Poecilia reticulata strain Guanapo linkage group LG20, Guppy_female_1.0+MT, whole genome shotgun sequence includes:
- the lg20h18orf63 gene encoding uncharacterized protein C18orf63 homolog gives MSGVGPKSLFFLGLPDLTQLVCVTLSPLEEEQQEPRTNQIKTCRELVLLYSDILSCPALDSITDVTAVMSVHFLQRGVLQAFAIRNCLQLRGPHTPFPGDLQCCLSYSLISRLAPSWNKAGLYLISGADFLTQRGTLSAVSLELSTSGGRLCLSIEASAVRTPPPMLDDLGLPAPVLQRFCSDPDFILDPSSTEGPVWCHVLPSMKKGQIISISRQLPRDGPFRTYGDLQSHWNRLYGYRLPDLQEGGVYCSVYFRPVGEKLFTYPLSCIRLQPVQRCPRGDLQGALARFLADSRERLQSVCGFPTRLTSKPSYPTAGLTSAASMQVLSSDQINLTTRPVLSQPAPSSRPDPPAWVPLSQQGGALPGSRSGNSLWHRPETQSPLARSPSARSQSLASSLPPLPQPSPVPVNPPPKLVPIFRNNDPTRRLSVALLRVQKQQSRGTEDKRRLTLPLPVGRSAAVPQPSGQCRVTRISSLSPVFKAKAAIIIPPRTKPSRTSGPVRTEWAADRWKAAGPESIAPRTIMKTSREAQRETAASSRKTVAFQLGEKRRSRVSVDDVEKMARSNQVSWTDPVLQTDRVLETDKVLETDRVLETDRVLQTNPVLETDRVLLTDPVLETDPVLQTDPVLLTDRVLLTDPWSVLSGRSLLLWLRNRGIPVSSKLRKEELMMKVMSCLAEA, from the exons ATGAGCGGCGTCGGGCCCAAGTCGTTGTTCTTCCTCGGACTTCCGGATCTGACGCAGTTGGTCTGCGTCACGCTGAGTCCGctggaggaagagcagcaggagCCCAGAACCAATCAGATCAAGACCTGCAG GGAGCTGGTGCTGCTGTACTCGGACATCCTGTCCTGTCCTGCTCTGGACTCCATCACTGACGTCACCGCGGTCATGTCT GTCCACTTCCTGCAGCGCGGCGTCCTTCAGGCCTTCGCCATCAGAAACTGTCTGCAG ctgcgCGGTCCTCACACTCCGTTCCCAGGTGACCTCCAGTGCTGCCTCTCTTACTCTCTGATCAGCCGTTTGGCTCCCAGCTGGAACAAAGCAGGACTTTACCTGATCTCAG GGGCAGACTTCCTGACCCAGCGGGGGACGCTCAGCGCCGTCA gtctGGAGCTGAGCACCAGCGGCGGTCGGCTCTGCCTCAGCATCGAAGCCAGCGCCGTGAGAACGCCGCCGCCCATG CTGGACGACCTCGGGCTGCCGGCGCCGGTCCTCCAGAGGTTCTGCAGCGACCCGGACTTCATCCTGGACCCGTCCTCCACTGAGGGGCCCGTTTGGTGCCACGTCCTGCCCAG cATGAAGAAGGGTCAGATCATCAGCATCAGCCGCCAGCTGCCCAGAGACGGACCCTTCAGGACCTACGGAGACCTTCAGAGCCACTGGAACCGCCTG TACGGCTACCGGCTGCCGGACCTGCAGGAGGGCGGAGTCTACTGCAGCGTCTACTTCAGGCCGGTGGGAGAGAAACTCTTCAC TTACCCTCTCAGCTGCATCCGCCTGCAGCCCGTGCAGCGCTGCCCCCGGGGcgacctgcagggggcgctggcccgcTTCCTGGCCGACAGCAGAGAGCGGCTGCAGAGCGTGTGCGGCTTCCCGACCCGTCTGACCAGTAAACCCAGTTACCCCACGGCCGGCCTGACCAGCGCCGCGTCCATGCAG GTTCTGAGTTCGGACCAGATCAACCTGACCACCAGGCCGGTTCTGTCCCAGCCTGCGCCCTCCTCCAGGCCGGACCCGCCCGCCTGGGTCCCTCTCTCCCAGCAGGGCGGCGCTCTTCCAGGAAGCAGATCTGGGAACTCGCTGTGGCACCGTCCAGAGACCCAGTCCCCGTTGGCTCGGTCCCCGTCGGCCCGGTCCCAATCG CTAGCTTcatccctccctcctcttcctcagcccAGTCCGGTCCCAGTGAACCCGCCTCCCAAACTGGTTCCCATCTTCAGGAACAACGACCCGACCCGCCGGCTCAGCGTGGCTCTGCTGCGAGTccagaagcagcagagcagagggaCGGAGGACAAGCGCAGACTCAccctgccacttcctgttgg CCGGAGCGCCGCCGTTCCCCAGCCGTCGGGTCAGTGCAGGGTCACCCGGATCTCCAGCCTCAGCCCGGTGTTCAAGGCGAAAGCAGCCATCATCATCCCACCCAGAACCAaacccagcagaacctctggGCCGGTCCGAACCGAATGGGCCGCCGACCGCTGGAAGGCAGCGGGACCCGAAAGCATCGCGCCCAGAACCATCATGAAAACCAGCAGAGAGGCCCAGAGGGAGACCGCCGCCAGCAGCAGGAAG ACGGTGGCCTTCCAGCTGGGGGAGAAACGGAGGAGCAGAGTTTCAGTGGATGACGTGGAGAAGATGGCCAGAAGCAACCAGGTGAGCTGGACCGACCCGGTTCTGCAGACCGACAGGGTTCTGGAGACCGACAAGGTTCTGGAGACCGACAGGGTTCTGGAGACCGACAGGGTTCTGCAGACCAACCCGGTTCTGGAGACCGACAGGGTTCTGCTGACCGACCCGGTTCTGGAGACCGACCCGGTTCTGCAgaccgacccggttctgctgaCCGACAGGGTTCTGCTGACCGACCCG TGGTCCGTTCTGAGCGGCCGCTCCCTGCTGCTGTGGCTCAGGAACAGAGGGATCCCTGTGAGCTCCAAGCTGAGGAAGGAGGAGCtgatgatgaaggtgatgaGCTGCCTGGCCGAGGCCTGA
- the cyb5a gene encoding cytochrome b5, with the protein MGEKQEKSPEGVKYFRLSEIEEQNSFKSTWIIIHHKVYDVTKFLDEHPGGEEVLREQAGANATESFEDVGHSTDAREMAASMVIGELHPDDRHKIAKHVETLVTTEKEDGSWWSNLIIPSLAAGIVTLMYRIYTTDGE; encoded by the exons ATGGGTGAGAAGCAGGAGAAAAGCCCCGAAGGAGTGAAGTACTTCAGGCTGTCAGAGATCGAGGAGCAGAACTCCTTCAAGTCCACCTGGATCATCATCCACCACAAGGTCTATGATGTCACCAAGTTCCTGGACGAG CATCCCGGAGGCGAGGAGGTTCTGAGGGAGCAGGCGGGGGCCAACGCCACGGAGAGCTTCGAGGACGTCGGCCATTCCACCGACGCCAGAGAGATGGCCGCCAGCATGGTGATCGGAGAGCTGCACCCG GACGACCGGCACAAGATCGCCAAGCATGTG GAAACGCTGGTTACCACGGAGAAGGAGGACGGCAG CTGGTGGTCCAACCTGATCATCCCCAGTCTGGCCGCCGGCATCGTGACTCTGATGTACCGCATCTACACCACCGACGGCGAGTGA
- the ppp1r3g gene encoding protein phosphatase 1 regulatory subunit 3G has translation MIRSAPPCGPNRAGQPNGLRDEEEDEEDEEGDLEDEVDASHLEKFMRDRRRARSLPAYPAALLDGGRKRVKFADSMGLSLARIKHFSAQEDPQIPPKVLSRYQSFPPQQQDPRAGPDLPRLLTCFPEPRDAERRVRELRVCLERLAVTRFELRGQVRVLRGCAVREVGVRLTYNDWLSYADAQAVPVPVPEQPGSESVRFGFTVFIPPFMDPGSALHFAVFLRSDDGEFWDNNQGQNYSLRYRNQNQNQPGSPDPAPAAEASPSL, from the coding sequence ATGATCCGCTCAGCTCCGCCGTGCGGGCCGAACCGGGCCGGCCAGCCGAACGGCCTGcgggatgaagaggaggatgaggaggatgaggaaggagACCTGGAGGACGAGGTGGACGCGTCGCACCTGGAGAAGTTCATGCGGGACCGGAGGAGAGCGCGGTCGCTGCCCGCGTACCCCGCCGCGCTGCTGGACGGCGGCAGGAAGCGGGTCAAGTTCGCGGACTCGATGGGTCTGAGCCTGGCCCGCATCAAGCACTTCAGCGCCCAGGAGGACCCGCAGATCCCGCCCAAGGTTCTGTCCCGGTACCAGAGCTTCCCCCCGCAGCAGCAGGACCCGCGGGCCGGGCCGGACCTGCCGCGGCTGCTGACCTGCTTCCCCGAGCCGCGGGACGCGGAGCGGCGGGTTCGGGAGCTGCGGGTCTGCCTGGAGAGGCTGGCCGTGACCCGGTTCGAGCTGCGGGGCCAGGTGCGGGTCCTGCGGGGCTGCGCCGTCAGGGAGGTCGGGGTCCGGCTCACCTACAACGACTGGCTGTCCTACGCGGACGCGCAGGCGGTGCCGGTCCCGGTGCCGGAGCAGCCCGGGTCGGAGTCGGTCCGGTTCGGCTTCACCGTGTTCATCCCGCCCTTCATGGACCCGGGCTCCGCCCTGCACTTCGCCGTGTTCCTGCGCAGCGACGACGGAGAGTTCTGGGACAACAACCAGGGCCAGAACTACTCGCTCCGgtaccggaaccagaaccagaaccagccggGCAGCCCGGATCCCGCGCCGGCCGCAGAGGCTTCTCCATCCCTCTGA